Proteins from one Sulfurovum sp. TSL1 genomic window:
- a CDS encoding cation-transporting P-type ATPase, which produces MTIPEYPHAETIDSLAQNMEISKEGLTKERAEKNLSMYGLNEITEKKHNIFILFLSQFKSPLVYVLVVAVILSFFLGNIHEGVLILIILLFNAFIGFWQELKALSSIKSLKKLTESKTQVKRDNQIFSIPSSQLVPGDVILLSEGDIVPADIRLFDTNGLVIDESILTGESVPVEKDSNLTLPKETLPYELDNMALSGTTVTKGNAEGFVVFTAQKTYLASIAGKAEEESPDTPLTKALEVFIKKHMLILLVLIVLTAFLAYRQGRENIEIIYLIIAELVSAVPEGLPIVVTLVLTIGAMTLSLRKVYIRHLPSVETLGSTTVIASDKTGTITQGKLKVEEVFSLNETFSQTVSALANESIEGKGDPLDTALALWLGQEYQSIRAKYPRVNLYPFDTKYRLMASSNMIQKEHKIFVKGAFESLKQFATNRDDFDTLEKEHDSLASNGLRVIALGTGEHTTDDIEKWQIEIVGLVGFLDPPKEGVLEAVQTAQKAGVKVMMITGDNPLTAAAVARSVNIYKEGDLVVSGKELNSMNDETLENMLPKVTVWARVLPEHKYRIVKILQKQGEVVAVTGDGANDVPALKTADLGIAMGGGTDAAKSTAKMVLADNNLSVIVDAIKQGRTIASNIRKAIYFLVSTSLDEVILITGAILMALPLPLYPVQILWINLVADSALDKTFPFMKDEVDVMNGPPTKLREQFLDKIQLIRVLYAALIISSGALLMYIWMLDHYGKESAISTLFTAFVISTWINGLQSLKEHEPFLKNIKKSLQINPYIFYGIGIGLVLQTFAIYVLSDLFHTLPLNDESLLMIGFLALWVFGMIEIRKWVEYLWKK; this is translated from the coding sequence ATGACTATTCCAGAGTATCCCCATGCTGAAACGATAGACTCCTTAGCCCAAAATATGGAAATTTCGAAAGAAGGGTTAACCAAAGAGAGGGCAGAAAAGAATCTTTCAATGTATGGTTTGAATGAGATAACAGAAAAAAAGCATAATATTTTTATACTCTTTCTTTCACAATTTAAAAGTCCTTTGGTCTATGTGTTGGTAGTTGCAGTGATACTTTCTTTTTTTTTAGGAAATATACATGAAGGGGTACTGATACTGATCATACTCCTGTTCAATGCATTCATAGGATTTTGGCAGGAACTTAAAGCGCTTAGTTCTATTAAATCACTCAAAAAACTCACTGAAAGCAAAACACAGGTTAAACGTGACAATCAGATATTTTCTATCCCATCTTCACAGCTTGTGCCTGGTGATGTCATTCTATTGTCTGAAGGTGATATTGTTCCTGCCGATATACGTCTTTTTGATACCAATGGACTGGTCATCGATGAATCGATTCTTACGGGAGAATCTGTACCGGTAGAAAAAGATTCAAATCTTACTCTACCAAAAGAGACTCTACCCTATGAATTAGACAATATGGCACTATCAGGCACTACAGTAACAAAAGGAAATGCAGAAGGTTTTGTCGTATTTACAGCACAAAAGACTTATCTCGCATCTATTGCAGGGAAAGCAGAAGAAGAGTCTCCAGACACCCCTTTAACAAAAGCACTGGAAGTTTTTATAAAAAAACATATGCTTATCCTGCTTGTATTGATCGTGTTAACTGCTTTCCTCGCATATAGACAAGGAAGAGAAAATATTGAGATCATTTATCTCATCATTGCCGAATTGGTCTCTGCTGTACCTGAAGGCTTGCCTATCGTAGTCACACTGGTGCTTACGATTGGAGCAATGACACTTAGTCTAAGAAAAGTCTATATTCGCCACTTGCCTTCTGTCGAGACTTTAGGTAGCACTACGGTTATTGCATCTGATAAAACCGGTACTATCACACAGGGAAAACTCAAAGTAGAAGAGGTTTTTTCACTCAATGAAACATTCTCTCAAACCGTTTCAGCACTTGCAAATGAATCCATAGAAGGTAAAGGAGATCCTTTAGATACTGCCCTTGCACTTTGGCTGGGTCAAGAGTACCAAAGCATCAGAGCAAAATATCCCCGAGTCAATCTTTATCCTTTTGATACGAAATACAGATTGATGGCCAGTTCTAATATGATCCAAAAAGAGCACAAAATATTTGTTAAAGGGGCGTTTGAATCACTTAAGCAGTTTGCTACCAATCGGGATGATTTTGATACTCTGGAGAAAGAACATGACAGCTTGGCTTCCAATGGATTAAGAGTCATTGCATTGGGAACAGGAGAGCATACAACGGATGATATTGAAAAATGGCAAATTGAAATTGTAGGGTTGGTAGGCTTTTTGGATCCTCCAAAAGAGGGTGTTTTAGAAGCTGTACAAACGGCACAAAAGGCTGGGGTTAAAGTGATGATGATCACTGGGGATAACCCGCTTACAGCTGCAGCTGTTGCAAGATCAGTCAATATATATAAAGAAGGTGATCTGGTTGTTAGCGGCAAAGAACTTAACAGTATGAATGATGAGACATTAGAAAACATGTTGCCAAAGGTCACTGTTTGGGCAAGAGTCCTTCCTGAACATAAGTATCGTATCGTGAAGATACTGCAAAAACAAGGAGAGGTTGTTGCTGTTACAGGAGATGGTGCGAATGATGTTCCTGCCCTTAAAACAGCTGATCTGGGCATTGCTATGGGCGGCGGAACAGATGCAGCAAAATCTACCGCAAAAATGGTACTTGCTGACAATAATCTCTCTGTTATTGTTGATGCGATCAAACAAGGTCGCACCATTGCCAGTAATATTCGTAAAGCGATCTATTTTCTTGTCTCTACGAGTTTGGATGAAGTGATCCTTATCACCGGTGCGATCTTAATGGCACTACCGTTACCGCTTTATCCCGTACAAATATTGTGGATCAATCTTGTTGCAGACAGTGCATTAGACAAAACCTTCCCCTTTATGAAGGATGAAGTCGATGTAATGAATGGGCCACCCACCAAGCTACGCGAGCAATTTTTAGATAAAATACAACTCATACGTGTACTTTATGCAGCATTGATCATCAGTTCAGGTGCACTCTTGATGTATATATGGATGTTGGATCACTACGGTAAAGAGAGTGCAATCTCCACACTTTTCACGGCATTTGTCATTTCTACATGGATCAACGGATTACAATCTCTTAAAGAGCATGAACCTTTTTTAAAAAATATTAAAAAATCATTACAAATAAACCCCTATATATTTTATGGAATAGGCATAGGACTTGTACTGCAGACATTTGCTATTTATGTACTCTCCGACCTCTTTCATACACTTCCCTTAAATGATGAGTCACTTTTGATGATCGGTTTCTTGGCACTATGGGTATTTGGTATGATTGAAATTCGTAAATGGGTTGAGTATCTGTGGAAAAAGTAA